One window of Flavobacteriales bacterium genomic DNA carries:
- a CDS encoding sigma-70 family RNA polymerase sigma factor, with protein sequence MGGGVGKREFDDWVHAHTADLLRYTKARVREEAIAEDLVQLAFIAAWEGREKFAQQSSPRTWLFSILKNKIADHWRKAYRDPVVHGLEPMDADFFAGDGHWAPGHIPQEWGLDGPDQDEQLQRFLADCLQQLPVHWRAAVEMKFLNEKDAGAICQELGITATNYWQQIHRAKVRLRECISTKMNKNHRR encoded by the coding sequence ATGGGGGGCGGAGTGGGAAAACGCGAGTTCGATGACTGGGTGCATGCCCACACTGCGGACCTGCTCCGCTATACCAAGGCGCGCGTGCGCGAGGAGGCGATCGCCGAGGACCTGGTGCAGTTGGCTTTCATCGCCGCTTGGGAAGGCCGGGAGAAATTCGCGCAGCAGAGCAGCCCGCGCACCTGGCTCTTTTCCATTCTGAAGAACAAGATCGCCGACCATTGGCGCAAAGCTTACCGGGATCCCGTGGTCCATGGCCTGGAACCGATGGACGCGGATTTCTTCGCTGGCGACGGACATTGGGCCCCAGGGCACATCCCCCAGGAATGGGGCCTCGACGGACCGGATCAGGATGAACAACTCCAGCGCTTCCTCGCGGATTGCCTCCAGCAATTGCCTGTCCATTGGCGCGCTGCGGTGGAAATGAAATTTCTCAATGAGAAAGACGCCGGGGCCATCTGTCAGGAGCTGGGCATCACCGCGACGAACTACTGGCAACAGATCCACCGGGCGAAGGTGCGACTGCGCGAATGCATCAGCACCAAGATGAATAAGAACCACCGCCGTTGA
- a CDS encoding carboxymuconolactone decarboxylase family protein: MSKKYYDPADLGKFGDIAEFQKPLADKFFAWYGEVFKEGALTAREKSLIALAVAHGVQCPYCIDAYSTDALEKGCSEAQMMEAVHVAAAIRGGATLVHGTQMMNHVKDLTGA, translated from the coding sequence ATGTCAAAGAAGTATTACGACCCGGCGGACCTCGGCAAATTCGGTGATATCGCCGAGTTCCAGAAACCCTTGGCCGACAAGTTCTTCGCGTGGTACGGCGAGGTGTTCAAGGAAGGCGCGCTCACGGCACGGGAGAAATCCTTGATCGCGCTGGCCGTGGCCCATGGCGTGCAATGCCCTTACTGCATTGACGCATATAGCACCGACGCGCTGGAGAAAGGCTGCAGCGAGGCCCAGATGATGGAGGCCGTGCATGTGGCGGCCGCGATCCGCGGTGGGGCCACCTTGGTGCATGGCACACAGATGATGAACCATGTAAAGGACCTCACCGGGGCATGA
- the arsS gene encoding arsenosugar biosynthesis radical SAM protein ArsS (Some members of this family are selenoproteins.) codes for MKSLLAQHALLSATSEQRLVLEDPGSALPFFADKLAQSGLPELRSSELEVLQLNLGRMCNQTCVHCHVDAGPDRKERMSREVMEDCLHSLDAHPVHTVDLTGGAPEMHPDFRWFVERLSEKGCHIIVRCNLTIILANKKYHDLPEFYRKHKVEVVSSLPFYTADRTDRQRGKGVFEHSIEALKMLNAVGYGMPDSDLQLNLVYNPAGAFLPGSQDELEKQFKKSLMADHGIRFHKLFAITNLPISRFLDYLVRKEHYEEYMERLVNAFNPAAVKGVMCRNMISVSHDGSIFDCDFNQMLDLPLSAGMPRHIRDLAKANVEGRVIVTGRHCYGCTAGAGSSCGGTVA; via the coding sequence ATGAAGAGCCTTCTGGCACAACACGCCTTGTTGAGCGCGACTTCCGAGCAACGGCTCGTGCTGGAGGATCCGGGTTCGGCACTACCGTTCTTCGCGGATAAACTTGCTCAAAGCGGACTGCCCGAGCTGCGTTCCAGCGAGCTGGAAGTGCTACAGCTCAACCTGGGCCGTATGTGCAACCAGACCTGCGTGCATTGCCACGTGGACGCCGGCCCCGACCGCAAGGAGCGCATGAGCCGCGAGGTAATGGAGGATTGCCTGCACTCGCTCGACGCACACCCGGTACACACGGTGGACCTCACCGGCGGCGCGCCGGAGATGCACCCGGATTTCCGCTGGTTCGTGGAACGACTGAGCGAGAAGGGCTGTCACATCATCGTGCGCTGCAACCTCACGATCATCCTCGCCAACAAGAAGTACCACGACCTGCCGGAATTCTATCGCAAGCACAAGGTGGAAGTAGTGAGCTCGCTGCCCTTCTACACCGCCGACAGAACAGACCGCCAGCGCGGCAAGGGCGTCTTCGAACATTCCATCGAAGCCTTGAAGATGCTGAACGCCGTGGGCTACGGCATGCCGGACAGCGACCTCCAGCTGAACCTCGTGTACAACCCAGCAGGCGCGTTCCTGCCCGGTTCACAGGATGAATTGGAGAAACAGTTCAAGAAAAGCCTGATGGCCGACCACGGCATCCGGTTCCACAAGCTGTTCGCCATTACCAACCTGCCCATCAGCCGCTTCCTGGATTACTTGGTCCGAAAGGAACACTACGAAGAATACATGGAACGCTTGGTGAACGCCTTCAACCCCGCCGCAGTGAAAGGCGTGATGTGCCGCAACATGATCTCCGTCTCGCACGACGGCAGCATCTTCGACTGCGACTTCAACCAGATGTTGGATCTGCCATTGAGCGCCGGCATGCCGCGCCACATCCGTGATCTGGCCAAGGCGAACGTTGAAGGTCGGGTCATCGTCACGGGCAGGCATTGCTACGGATGCACTGCCGGTGCGGGCAGCAGTTGCGGCGGCACTGTGGCATGA
- a CDS encoding TIGR04282 family arsenosugar biosynthesis glycosyltransferase, with amino-acid sequence MGKVKTRLAATLGKERALVIYKRLLQHTIEEGAKLGVDRQAWYSDDIPPNEPCAVLGYSVHQQIGADLGERMQRAFDNGFVNGHGPIIIIGTDLPQLSEALLREALKALGTHDAVIGPANDGGYYLLGLRKPCAELFQGKTWSTDTVFKRTTEDLERLGRTWEALPELIDIDTEADLEATGLP; translated from the coding sequence TTGGGGAAAGTGAAGACGCGCTTGGCGGCCACACTCGGGAAGGAGCGTGCATTGGTGATCTACAAGCGGTTGCTGCAGCATACCATCGAAGAAGGCGCGAAACTTGGCGTGGACCGCCAAGCGTGGTACTCCGATGACATTCCGCCGAATGAGCCATGCGCTGTATTGGGCTACTCCGTGCATCAGCAGATCGGAGCGGACCTCGGTGAACGCATGCAACGCGCGTTCGACAACGGCTTTGTGAATGGACACGGGCCGATCATCATCATCGGTACGGACCTGCCGCAGCTCTCGGAGGCACTGCTGCGCGAAGCGTTGAAGGCGCTGGGAACACACGACGCGGTGATCGGTCCGGCCAATGATGGCGGCTACTACCTCTTGGGCCTGCGGAAGCCCTGTGCGGAGCTCTTCCAAGGAAAAACCTGGAGTACGGACACCGTTTTCAAGCGGACCACGGAAGACTTGGAACGGCTCGGCCGCACATGGGAAGCACTGCCGGAGCTGATCGACATCGACACCGAAGCGGACTTGGAGGCCACAGGGCTTCCTTAA